The proteins below come from a single Camarhynchus parvulus chromosome 29, STF_HiC, whole genome shotgun sequence genomic window:
- the WNT1 gene encoding proto-oncogene Wnt-1: protein MRAAALGLALRALWALALSSLSNTLAVNNSGRWWGIINVASSTNLLTDSKNVQLVLDPSLQLLSRKQRKLIRQNPGILHSVSSGLQTAIKECKWQFRNRRWNCPTSQGPNIFGKIVNRGCRETAFIFAITSAGVTHSVARSCSEGSIESCTCDYRRRGPGGPDWHWGGCSDNIDFGRLFGREFVDSSEKGRDLRFLMNLHNNEAGRMTVFSEMRQECKCHGMSGSCTVRTCWMRLPTFRAVGDVLKDRFDGASRVIYGNKGSNRASRVELHHLEPENPAHKPPSPHDLVYFEKSPNFCTYSGKMGTAGTAGRFCNSSSPGLDGCELLCCGRGYRTRTQRVTERCNCTFHWCCHVSCLNCTNTQVLHECL from the exons ATGCGCGCCGCCGCGCTGGGGCTGGCGCTCCGGGCACTCTGGGCTCTggccctctcctccctctccaaCACGCTGGCAGTGAACAACAGCGGGCGGTGGTG GGGCATCATCAACGTGGCCTCGTCCACCAACCTGCTGACAGACTCCAAGAACgtgcagctggtgctggaccccagcctgcagctgctgagccgAAAGCAGCGCAAGCTGATCCGGCAGAACCCCGGCATCCTGCACAGCGTCAGCTCCGGCCTCCAGACTGCCATCAAGGAGTGCAAGTGGCAGTTCCGCAACCGCCGCTGGAACTGCCCCACCTCCCAGGGCCCCAACATCTTCGGCAAAATCGTCAACAGGG GGTGCCGGGAGACGGCGTTCATCTTTGCCATCACCAGTGCTGGCGTGACACACTCGGTGGCTCGCTCGTGCTCGGAGGGGTCCATCGAGTCCTGCACCTGTGACTACCGGCGCCGTGGCCCTGGGGGCCCTGACTGGCACTGGGGGGGCTGCAGTGACAACATCGACTTCGGTCGCCTCTTCGGGAGGGAGTTTGTGGACTCCAGTGAGAAGGGCCGGGACCTGCGTTTCCTCATGAACCTGCACAACAACGAGGCCGGGCGCATG ACTGTCTTCTCAGAGATGCGCCAGGAGTGCAAATGCCACGGCATGTCGGGCTCCTGCACCGTCCGCACCTGCTGGATGCGGCTGCCCACCTTCCGTGCCGTGGGCGACGTCCTGAAGGATCGCTTCGACGGCGCTTCCCGCGTCATCTACGGCAACAAGGGCAGCAACCGCGCGTCGCGGGTGGAGCTGCATCACTTGGAGCCCGAGAACCCGGCCCACAAGCCCCCCTCGCCCCACGACCTCGTCTACTTTGAGAAATCCCCCAATTTCTGCACGTACAGCGGGAAGATGGGCACGGCGGGCACGGCAGGGAGGTTCTGCAACAGCTCCTCGCCGGGGCTGGACGGCTGCGAGCTGCTGTGCTGCGGGCGCGGGTACCGCACACGCACCCAGCGCGTCACCGAGCGCTGCAACTGCACCTTCCACTGGTGCTGCCACGTCAGCTGCCTCAACTGCACCAACACCCAGGTGCTGCACGAGTGCCTGTGA
- the ARF3 gene encoding ADP-ribosylation factor 3 → MGNIFGNLLKSLIGKKEMRILMVGLDAAGKTTILYKLKLGEIVTTIPTIGFNVETVEYKNISFTVWDVGGQDKIRPLWRHYFQNTQGLIFVVDSNDRERVNEAREELMRMLAEDELRDAVLLVFANKQDLPNAMNAAEITDKLGLHSLRHRNWYIQATCATSGDGLYEGLDWLANQLKNKK, encoded by the exons ATGGGCAACATCTTCGGGAACCTGCTGAAGAGCCTGATCGGGAAGAAGGAGATGCGGATCCTGATGGTGGGGCTGGACGCTGCTGGGAAGACCACCATCCTCTACAAGCTCAAACTGGGGGAGATCGTCACCACCATCCCCACCATCG GGTTCAACGTGGAGACAGTGGAGTACAAGAACATCAGCTTCACCGTGTGGGATGTGGGTGGGCAGGACAAGATCCGGCCCCTCTGGAGGCATTACTTCCAAAACACCCAGG GGCTGATCTTCGTGGTGGACAGCAACGACCGGGAGCGGGTGAACGAGGCGCGGGAGGAGTTGATGCGGATGCTGGCGGAGGATGAGCTCAGGGACGCCGTCCTCCTCGTCTTCGCCAACAAGCAG GACCTGCCCAACGCCATGAACGCAGCGGAGATCACGGACAAGCTGGGGCTGCACTCCCTGCGCCACCGTAACTGGTACATCCAGGCCACCTGTGCCACCAGCGGGGACGGGCTCTACGAGGGCCTCGACTGGCTCGCCAACCAGCTCAAGAACAAGAAGTGA
- the FKBP11 gene encoding peptidyl-prolyl cis-trans isomerase FKBP11, which yields MPFPAALLFLALLLLPPPLSRAAESETESGARELRLETIVAAPEGCTELSAPGDTVHIHYTGTLEDGRIIDSSLSRDPLQVELGKHQVIPGLEQSLLDMCVGEKRRAIIPPHLAYGKRGSPPTIPGDAVLRFEVELVGLSRASYWQKVLNEVVPLLCLGLVPALLGLIGFHLYRKASSPKLSKKKQKEEKRNKAKKK from the exons ATGCCGTTCCCCGCCGCGCTGCTCTtcttggctctgctgctgctgccgccgccgctctcCCGCGCTGCCGAGAGCGAAACCGAAAGCGGAGCCCGGGAGCTACGGCTGGAAACGATC GTGGCCGCCCCCGAGGGCTGCACGGAGCTGTCGGCGCCGGGGGACACGGTGCACATCCACTACACG GGCACGCTGGAGGATGGCCGGATCATCGACTCCTCCCTGAGCCGGGACCCCCTGCAGGTGGAGCTGGGCAAGCACCAGGTCATCCCTG gtctggagcagagcctgctggacATGTGTGTGGG GGAGAAGCGCAGAGCCATCATCCCCCCTCACTTAGCCTATGGCAAACGGGGCTCCCCCCCAACCATCCCAG GTGACGCTGTGCTGCGCTTCGAGGTGGAGCTGGTGGGGTTGTCCCGGGCCAGTTACTGGCAGAAGGTGCTGAACGAGGTGGTGccactgctgtgcctggggctggtgcCAGCGCTGCTGGGGCTCATTGGCTTCCACCTCTACCGCAAGGCCAGCAGCCCCAAGCTCtccaagaaaaagcagaaggaggagaagaggaacaaagccaaaaagaaataa